A window of Stutzerimonas stutzeri genomic DNA:
CCGCCGAGTCGCTTGCTGATATTGACCAGACTTTCCTGCAGACGCTCGGCAAAAGCCGCGAAACCGCCCTCACCCTGCTCATTGATGAACTCAGCGCACAGATCGATCACGTAGTCCTTGAGAATTCTCTCGACGCGTCCTTCCAGTGTGTCCTCGAGCCAGACCAGCGCGAACTCCTGCATGCCGTTGAACAGCGGCAGCGGAATCGAGCAGCGTCCTACCAGACGCGCCTCGTCTTCGACGACAAAAGTCTCGTTGCCGGCCGCACGCATTTTCAGCAAGCGGATCGCCAGCGCATTTTCGAACTCGATCTGCGCCGGCTGCGGTGTGGCACGCTTGCCGAAGCTGGAGCCGCGGTGATTGGCCAAGCCTTCGAGGTCCAGGCTGTTATCCAGTTGCGCCAGCACTTCGGTCTTGCCGGTACCGGTCATACCTCCCACCAGCACGAACCCACACTGCTCAACGGCCTGGTCGATGGTGTCGAGCAGGAAATGGCGCATCGCCTTGTAGCCGCCCACAACTCGCGGATAGTCGATGTCCATTTCGTCTTTCAGCCACTGCTGGACGATTTTCGAACGCAGGCCACCACGGAAGCAGTACAGATAACCATCCGGGTGAGCACGGGCAAAATCGGCCCAGGCCTGCAGCCGTTCGGCCTTAACCTTGCCGGAAACCAACTGCTGCCCCAGCTCAATCGCGGCCTGCTGGCCGTGCTGCTTGTAGCAGGTGCCGACCTTCTGGCGCTCAATATCGTTCATCAGCGGCAGGTTGACCACACCAGGAAAGGCGCCCTTGCCGAATTCCACCGGGGCGCGGGCGTCCATCATGGGAATGTCGTTGAGAAAGAGCTCGCGAAAATCTTCGGTATCGCTGCGCATCAACGAACCTCGACCGCGTGACCGCGCGCTTCGACCAGCTGGCCGATCGGCTCCAGCGCAAGGCCCAGTTCGCCGCAAACGGCGAGAAACTCCGCCTCGCCTTCCGGCGCTACAGCCACCAACAGTCCACCACTGGTCTGCGGATCGCAGAGCAGCTGCTTGTGGCGCTCGTCGAGCGCGGCGATACGCTCACCATAGCTGTCAAAATTACGCTGTGTGCCGCCAGGTACGCAGCCCTGCTCCAGGTAGTACTCGATGCCCGGCAAGCGCGGCACGCGGGTGTAGTCGATCTCGGCAGTCAGCCCGCTGCCATCGGCCATTTCCACCAGATGGCCAAGCAGGCCGAAACCCGTGACGTCGGTCATGGCACGAACACCCTCGAGCTTGCCGAAGCGGCTGCCAGGTGTATTCAGCATGCACATCCAGTCCCGCGCCAGCCCGACATCTTCGACGCGCAGCTTGGCCTTCTTCTCGGCGGTGGTGAGGATGCCGATGCCCAATGGCTTGGTCAGGTACAGCCTACAGCCGGGGGTGGCGGTGTCGTTGCGCTTCATCTGCTGCTTGTTCACCAGACCGGTCACGGCCAGGCCGAAGATCGGTTCGGGCGCATCGATCGAATGCCCGCCAGCCAGCGGAATACCTGCAGCGTCACAGACTGCACGGCCACCGGCAATCACCTCACGGGCGACCTCCGGCGGCAACACGTTGACCGGCCAGCCGAGGATTGCAATGGCCATGAGCGGATCACCGCCCATGGCGTAGATGTCGCTGATCGCATTGGTCGCGGCAATCCGGCCGAAATCGAAGGGATCGTCAACGATGGGCATGAAGAAGTCGGTGGTCGACACAACGCCGCGCTCCTCGTCGATGCCATATACCGCTGCGTCATCGCGCGAGGCATTGCCGACCCACAAACGCGGATCAAGATTCTGCGCACCGCTGCCGGCAAGAATCACGTCCAGCACCTTGGGCGATATCTTGCAGCCGCAGCCGGCGCCGTGACTGTACTGGGTGAGGCGGATCGGTTCGCTCATCGGACTCTCTCGTGACACATGCAAACGGGCGGCGATTGTAGCAAAGGCCGTCGGCGGTTCGCCGATTGGCACAGCGTTCGATCAGCGGGTGCAGCAGTTGCTGGCAGGAACCGATCAGCGCTTGCAGGCTCGCCGGCCAGGCATGAAGCTATCGCTAGTGCCACAGGGAGAACCGCATGAGTAAGAAAGTTGCACTGGTACTAGGATCGGGCGGGGCTCGGGGCTATGCGCACATCGGCGTGATTGAGGAGCTGGAAGCGCGCGGCTATGAAATTGCCTGCATCGCCGGCTGCTCCATGGGCGCCGTGGTCGGCGGCATCTACGCGGCGGGCAAGCTTGACGAGTATCGCAGCTGGATCGAGAGCCTCGATTATCTGGACCTGCTGCGCCTGGTCGACCCGAGCTTCAGCCTCGGCGCAATTCGCGGGGAAAAGGTCTTCGGGCGTATCCGCGACATGGTCGGCAAGATCTGCATCGAGGATCTGCCAATCCCGTTCACCGCGGTTGCCACAGACCTGACCAACCAGCAGGAGATCTGGTTTCAGGAAGGTAGCCTGGAACTCGCCATGCGCGCCTCGGCGGCCATCCCCAGCCTGTTCACACCAGTGATGCAGGGCAACCGCATGCTGGTCGACGGCGGGCTGCTCAACCCCCTGCCAATCGTTCCGGTGGTGTCGTCGCACTGCGACATGATCATCGCGGTCAA
This region includes:
- a CDS encoding patatin-like phospholipase family protein, yielding MSKKVALVLGSGGARGYAHIGVIEELEARGYEIACIAGCSMGAVVGGIYAAGKLDEYRSWIESLDYLDLLRLVDPSFSLGAIRGEKVFGRIRDMVGKICIEDLPIPFTAVATDLTNQQEIWFQEGSLELAMRASAAIPSLFTPVMQGNRMLVDGGLLNPLPIVPVVSSHCDMIIAVNLNANNHKQYPLPEIVRPGRFDSLVHSISSHIPFWRKDEAELAGQLEDLRAGELLRGDQPPAAPTSQSAPRSAEGATVIDVTGPASLLDLINQSFDVMQSSLAQYKIAGYPPNVLINIPKRACRFYEFYKAPELIALGRIVAHDALVRYEEEQ
- the mnmH gene encoding tRNA 2-selenouridine(34) synthase MnmH; this encodes MRSDTEDFRELFLNDIPMMDARAPVEFGKGAFPGVVNLPLMNDIERQKVGTCYKQHGQQAAIELGQQLVSGKVKAERLQAWADFARAHPDGYLYCFRGGLRSKIVQQWLKDEMDIDYPRVVGGYKAMRHFLLDTIDQAVEQCGFVLVGGMTGTGKTEVLAQLDNSLDLEGLANHRGSSFGKRATPQPAQIEFENALAIRLLKMRAAGNETFVVEDEARLVGRCSIPLPLFNGMQEFALVWLEDTLEGRVERILKDYVIDLCAEFINEQGEGGFAAFAERLQESLVNISKRLGGERYQRLALLMDQALAEQARSGSVDLHRAWIEALLGEYYDPMYAYQRESKAGRIEFAGDQQSVVEYLRNRKARTAP
- the selD gene encoding selenide, water dikinase SelD; the protein is MSEPIRLTQYSHGAGCGCKISPKVLDVILAGSGAQNLDPRLWVGNASRDDAAVYGIDEERGVVSTTDFFMPIVDDPFDFGRIAATNAISDIYAMGGDPLMAIAILGWPVNVLPPEVAREVIAGGRAVCDAAGIPLAGGHSIDAPEPIFGLAVTGLVNKQQMKRNDTATPGCRLYLTKPLGIGILTTAEKKAKLRVEDVGLARDWMCMLNTPGSRFGKLEGVRAMTDVTGFGLLGHLVEMADGSGLTAEIDYTRVPRLPGIEYYLEQGCVPGGTQRNFDSYGERIAALDERHKQLLCDPQTSGGLLVAVAPEGEAEFLAVCGELGLALEPIGQLVEARGHAVEVR